From the genome of Limibacillus sp.:
CTCGCTGACCGGGATGGGCGTGACGGCGTGGCCGCTCGGCAGCAGCATCTGGGCGGCGATATCTATGGAGAGGTAGGAGCCCAGCCTCGCGTAGTTCATCGCCTGGGGCACGGCCTCCCGGTAGAGCGTGGTGTTGCCATAGACCATGCTGCCGGGGCGTCCCTCCCGGTCCTTGGCGAGCGCGCGTTGGAAGGCGAGCCGGGTCAGAGGATCGCTGAAGGTGTGGCCGTAGCAGTGGCCCATCGTCCCGCCGATCAACTCCTCGACGATGTAGCGCTCCAGCAGGACCGCGCCAAAGGCGCAGGCGAGATCGGTGAAGAGCGCGGCAAAACCGTCGTCGAGGTTGGAGTGGATCAGCACCGGCACGGGCTGGGCGGCGGCCAGGGCCAGGGCGGTCACGCTCGCCTTGGTGGTCTCCAGGTCCTCGGGCCAGTCGGGCAGGCGGAAGGTGAAGTATTGGCCCAGGTTGCCGATGGAGGTGGCCCCGGCAGCGAGCGCCGCCTTGGTGTTCTCCAGCGCGGCGGGCAGGCCGATCACGAAGTCGCCGAAGTGCGGGGCCACCGGGCCGCAGGCGGTCAGGCCAGCGAAGTCCTCCGCGCGCTCCAGGATCAGTCCGGTCCCCTTGCCCCGCTTGGCCCGCTCAGCCGAGGGGTAGCCCATGGACCAGTCCAGGCAGATGCCGTAGCGGTCCACGCGCCCGCCCTGCTTCTCGACGCTGCCGGCGATCTCACGCCAGGCTTCACGGCTGCGCGCGGGATCGCGGTAGCCGATCTGGGCATGCTGCATGATGCGGCCCTCGGCGGCCGCCTTGAGCTTGTACTCGATCTCCGAGGAGACGCCCTGTTCCACCAGAAAGGGGCAAGAGCCGACCCGGTGCTCACCCGCCAGCCGCCGGCCTTCCTCCAGCAACTCCTTGCCGGAGGGCAGGTCCTCCTCGCCGAGCGGATTGCCGAGCAGCATCTCCCGGCCGCTCAATGGCCGCGCGAGAAGTCGTTGCGGCCGCTTCGGTCCTGGCCGCGCAGCAGGAACAGCGGGCGGCTGGAATAGCCATGGCGCGAGCCCGCGTCCTCGGTCGCCTGCCCGCCTCCGTGGTTGTAGTAGCAGTGGCCCGGCATGTAGCGCAGCACCAGACCCATGCGCCGCTTGTCGGAGCTGTTGGGCTGGGAACCGTGCACCATGTAGACGTCGTGGATGGAGATCTGGCCGGGCTCCAGAACGATGTCGGTGGCCTGGGAGAGATCCACCTGATCCTCGTCGATCACCTGAGCCAGTGTCTGGTCGGGCTTCTCCTCCCAGTGGTGTTTGAAAACCCGGCGCTCCCGATGGCTGCCGGGGATCATCTTCATGCAGCCGTTCTCGGGATAGGACCCGTCCAGCGAGATCCAGATGGTCGTGGTTTCCAGGGGTTCGATGGGATAGTAGTCGCCGTCCTGATGCCAGGGGGTCGCCTTGCCGACGCCCGCGGGCTTGCCGAAGATCGTGACGCCCCAGAGGATGATGTCCGGACCCATCAGCTGCTCGAGCATATCCAGCAACTCCGGATCGCGCGCGAACTCCAGCCATGCCGGGTCGCCCTTCACGCCATAGCCGCTGGTCATGTGGGGCCCCAGGATGAAATCGGGCGAGAAGTCGGGATCGCCGCTGTGCGCGGCCAGCAGACGCTCGTAGGCCTCTCGGATGCGGCCCAGCTTCTCCTCCGAGAGGCGGAAGTTGGGAATCAGGTAGCCCTCTTGCCGATAGCGTTCGATCTCTTCTGGGCTGAGCGGCATTGGCGGCGTCTCCTGCGGCTGGCTGGGGTCCCGGGCAACCTCGCAATGATAACAAGCCGCCGGGATGGGGAAAGCCCCTGTCATTTCCTCGGGCGACAGGCGCGGAATCGCAGCCCGGTTGCTTGCCCTCTGGGCCTTGCTCGCTCAGGCGTTAAATGCGTCCATATGTTGATGTTCCTTTTGCTTACCTCTCCAAAAAGGCTATGCTTCCCCACGCTTAAAACGGGAGAAACCAAGGGCTCTGGCAAGCAACTCCCATGAACCCTGAAGACCCGAGAACCCTGGGGGAGAGATGACGGACGAATCCAAGAAGGACGGCGCCAAGAGCGCGGGCAAGTCCAGCCGCGCGGCCAAAGGCGCCCGCAAGCCAGCGGCCAAGTCCGCCAAGGCCAGCACCGCCGCGGGCGAAAAGACCGAGGCCAAGCCGACGCCGACCAGCGCGGACTCCAGGGTCACCGAATCCGAAACGCAACCCGCTTACGAAGCCGCACCCGGCCAATCCGAGGTCTACCAGGGCGCGCCTCAGGGGCAGGCTGAGGCTCCGCCGCAGTCGGAGGGCCGGCAAGAAGGCCTGCAGCAGGAGGGCCAGCAGCAGGAGCCTGTGGTCTATTCCGCTTCCGACGGGCTGGCGGGTTTCCTGGCGCAGCGCAATCTCTCCTTCGGCTTTACCTCCTATCAGTCCGGCCGGCTCTACCTCGTGGGACGCAATCCCAATGGCGGCATCATGGTGAACGAGCGGATGTTCCGGCAGGCCATGGGCCTGCATGCCGACCGCCAACGCCTCTATCTCGCCACTCTCTTCCAGATTTTCCGCATGGAGAACGTACTGGGACCCGACCAGCGGGTGAACAATACCTTCGACGCCTGCTACGTGCCGCGCACGATTCAGGTGACCGGGCACCTGCACAGCCACGACATCGGCATCTGCTCTGACGGCGCGATCGTCTTCGTGAACACCAAGTTCTCCTGTCTCGCCATGCCGTCGGTCAGCCATTCCTTCCGGCCGGTCTGGAAGCCGCCCTTCATCTCGAAGC
Proteins encoded in this window:
- a CDS encoding phytanoyl-CoA dioxygenase family protein; its protein translation is MPLSPEEIERYRQEGYLIPNFRLSEEKLGRIREAYERLLAAHSGDPDFSPDFILGPHMTSGYGVKGDPAWLEFARDPELLDMLEQLMGPDIILWGVTIFGKPAGVGKATPWHQDGDYYPIEPLETTTIWISLDGSYPENGCMKMIPGSHRERRVFKHHWEEKPDQTLAQVIDEDQVDLSQATDIVLEPGQISIHDVYMVHGSQPNSSDKRRMGLVLRYMPGHCYYNHGGGQATEDAGSRHGYSSRPLFLLRGQDRSGRNDFSRGH
- a CDS encoding TIGR03032 family protein is translated as MTDESKKDGAKSAGKSSRAAKGARKPAAKSAKASTAAGEKTEAKPTPTSADSRVTESETQPAYEAAPGQSEVYQGAPQGQAEAPPQSEGRQEGLQQEGQQQEPVVYSASDGLAGFLAQRNLSFGFTSYQSGRLYLVGRNPNGGIMVNERMFRQAMGLHADRQRLYLATLFQIFRMENVLGPDQRVNNTFDACYVPRTIQVTGHLHSHDIGICSDGAIVFVNTKFSCLAMPSVSHSFRPVWKPPFISKLAPEDRCHLNGLAMEDGQPAYVTAISRSDTIDGWRDRRDKGGVLIDVRSNRILVDDLSMPHSPRVRNGKVWLLNSGKGELGFVDPAEETPKFHPVAFCPGFARGLSFFGDYAFVGLSKPRYKRFEGLELDQRLAEKDTDPWCGIQVINLKSGDVAQWFRLDGPIGELYDVACIEGVQTPMSLGFHSEEIVNFITHEPLAQAG
- a CDS encoding cobalamin-dependent protein (Presence of a B(12) (cobalamin)-binding domain implies dependence on cobalamin itself, in one of its several forms, or in some unusual lineages, dependence on a cobalamin-like analog.), whose protein sequence is MLLGNPLGEEDLPSGKELLEEGRRLAGEHRVGSCPFLVEQGVSSEIEYKLKAAAEGRIMQHAQIGYRDPARSREAWREIAGSVEKQGGRVDRYGICLDWSMGYPSAERAKRGKGTGLILERAEDFAGLTACGPVAPHFGDFVIGLPAALENTKAALAAGATSIGNLGQYFTFRLPDWPEDLETTKASVTALALAAAQPVPVLIHSNLDDGFAALFTDLACAFGAVLLERYIVEELIGGTMGHCYGHTFSDPLTRLAFQRALAKDREGRPGSMVYGNTTLYREAVPQAMNYARLGSYLSIDIAAQMLLPSGHAVTPIPVSEAERIPDIDEVVDAQLYAAALTERVAEQLPLIALGEADTLADKLTAGGERFCAAVLDGLEAAGVPRDDPFKLLLALRRIGAKRLEELFGPGEPDETGPRGRRPLVEASPVAELNLRAGAVAAALGEEERARLAAAGLTVTVASSDVHEYGKLLVERALQEAGVATLDAGVHAEPARLVAAARESGSAAIAISTYNGVALDYLSAVRRELERAGLDLPVFIGGKLNQIPADSNSALPVDVTGELKSLGAQPCRSVEEMLRALAKTL